The Salvia miltiorrhiza cultivar Shanhuang (shh) chromosome 1, IMPLAD_Smil_shh, whole genome shotgun sequence genome has a window encoding:
- the LOC131018729 gene encoding uncharacterized protein LOC131018729, translated as MEEFLVIARSMQATLTSMNDRLGNDKSANVINAGVQTEWSHTVVIDEADVPDDVCRDDIPPPKGNAFDLGADNIHREPTPEPSCSQVDAHRNECLALVTTSEPTDKVDEMVEKEVIDVELVRDLPSPKAQRKSKRKKAAPAPVFSSTDDPYPMRLASNEWIDKFRVWYEENVENPR; from the exons ATGGAAGAG TTTCTGGTGATTGCACGATCAATGCAAGCCACCCTCACTTCTATGAACGACCGTCTCGGAAATGATAAATCGGCAAACGTTATCAATGCGGGAGTTCAAACAGAATGGTCGCACACCGTTGTAATAGATGAAGCTGATGTACCAGATGATGTTTGCCGAGACGATATCCCGCCGCCGAAGGGGAATGCCTTCGACCTTGGTGCAGACAACATACATCGAGAACCTACACCCGAGCCTAGTTGTTCACAGGTGGATGCCCATCGAAATGAATGTTTAGCCCTAGTTACAACGTCCGAGCCTACTGATAAAGTGGACGAGATGGTTGAGAAGGAGGTGATCGATGTTGAGTTAGTTCGTGATTTGCCCTCACCAAAGGCACAAAGAAAGTCCAAAAGAAAGAAAGCCGCCCCCGCACCTGTCTTCAGTTCCACCGACGATCCTTATCCGATGCGCCTTGCATCGAATGAATGGATAGACAAGTTTAGGGTGTGGTATGAGGAAAATGTTGAAAATCCAAGGTAA